A single genomic interval of Meleagris gallopavo isolate NT-WF06-2002-E0010 breed Aviagen turkey brand Nicholas breeding stock chromosome 6, Turkey_5.1, whole genome shotgun sequence harbors:
- the NT5C3A gene encoding cytosolic 5'-nucleotidase 3A isoform X3 gives MPEFQKKTVHIKDPGRVEEIICGLIKGGAAKLQIITDFDMTLSRFSYNGKRCPTCHNIIDNSKLITEECRKKLLQLKETYYAIEIDPALTIEEKYPFMVEWYNKSHALLIEQGLQKDKFAEVVRESDVMLKEGYENFFDKLSEHNIPVFIFSAGIGDILEEVIHQAGVYHSNVKVVSNFMDFDENGILKGFKGELIHVYNKHDGALKNTEYFKQLKDNSNIILLGDSQGDLSMADGVANVEHILKIGYLNDKVDELLEKYMDSYDIVLVKDESLEVANSILQKIL, from the exons ATGCCAGAATTTCAGAAGAAGACTGTCCACATTAAGGACCCAGGGAGAGTAGAAGAGATTATTTGTGGCCTCATCAAAGGAGGAGCTGCTAAACTTCAG ATTATTACAGATTTTGATATGACATTAAGTAGATTTTCCTACAATGGAAAAAGATGTCCAACTTGTCATA ACATCATTGATAACTCTAAGCTCATCACAGAGGAATGCCGGAAAAAG ttattGCAGCTGAAAGAAACATATTATGCTATTGAAATTGACCCAGCTCTCActattgaagaaaaatatccatttaTGGTAGAATG GTACAATAAATCTCATGCACTACTCATTGAACAGGGCTTACAAAAGGATAAGTTTGCAGAAGTTGTGAGAGAATCTGATGTTATGCTGAA GGAAGGATACGAGAACTTCTTTGATAAGCTCAGTGAACATAATATTCCTGTGTTCATATTTTCTGCTGGGATCGGAGATATTCTTGAGGAAGTTATCCACCAGGCTGGAGTCTACCATTCTAATGTCAAAGTTGTTTCCAATTTCATGGATTTTGATGAAAAT GGAATATTAAAAGGATTTAAAGGAGAACTGATTCATGTTTACAACAAACATGATGGTGCCTTGAAGAATACTGAGTATTTTAAACAACTGAAAGACAACAGTAATATCATACTGCTGGGTGATTCCCAAGGAGACTTGAGTATGGCAGATGGAGTAGCAAACGTTGAGCACATTCTTAAGATTGGTTATCTCAATGATAAA GTAGATGAACTTTTGGAAAAATACATGGACTCTTACGATATTGTCTTGGTGAAAGATGAATCCCTGGAAGTTGCCAACTCCATCCTACAGAAAATCCTGTAA
- the NT5C3A gene encoding cytosolic 5'-nucleotidase 3A isoform X1 translates to MQALRLWTLLATYAVAVGQNQGQKNQECPKLNAQMPEFQKKTVHIKDPGRVEEIICGLIKGGAAKLQIITDFDMTLSRFSYNGKRCPTCHNIIDNSKLITEECRKKLLQLKETYYAIEIDPALTIEEKYPFMVEWYNKSHALLIEQGLQKDKFAEVVRESDVMLKEGYENFFDKLSEHNIPVFIFSAGIGDILEEVIHQAGVYHSNVKVVSNFMDFDENGILKGFKGELIHVYNKHDGALKNTEYFKQLKDNSNIILLGDSQGDLSMADGVANVEHILKIGYLNDKVDELLEKYMDSYDIVLVKDESLEVANSILQKIL, encoded by the exons ATGCAAGCCCTGCGTCTCTGGACTCTGCTTGCCACCTATGCAGTTGCAGTAGGACAAAATCAAGGACAGAAGAATCAGGAGTGCCCTAAGCTCAACGCACAG ATGCCAGAATTTCAGAAGAAGACTGTCCACATTAAGGACCCAGGGAGAGTAGAAGAGATTATTTGTGGCCTCATCAAAGGAGGAGCTGCTAAACTTCAG ATTATTACAGATTTTGATATGACATTAAGTAGATTTTCCTACAATGGAAAAAGATGTCCAACTTGTCATA ACATCATTGATAACTCTAAGCTCATCACAGAGGAATGCCGGAAAAAG ttattGCAGCTGAAAGAAACATATTATGCTATTGAAATTGACCCAGCTCTCActattgaagaaaaatatccatttaTGGTAGAATG GTACAATAAATCTCATGCACTACTCATTGAACAGGGCTTACAAAAGGATAAGTTTGCAGAAGTTGTGAGAGAATCTGATGTTATGCTGAA GGAAGGATACGAGAACTTCTTTGATAAGCTCAGTGAACATAATATTCCTGTGTTCATATTTTCTGCTGGGATCGGAGATATTCTTGAGGAAGTTATCCACCAGGCTGGAGTCTACCATTCTAATGTCAAAGTTGTTTCCAATTTCATGGATTTTGATGAAAAT GGAATATTAAAAGGATTTAAAGGAGAACTGATTCATGTTTACAACAAACATGATGGTGCCTTGAAGAATACTGAGTATTTTAAACAACTGAAAGACAACAGTAATATCATACTGCTGGGTGATTCCCAAGGAGACTTGAGTATGGCAGATGGAGTAGCAAACGTTGAGCACATTCTTAAGATTGGTTATCTCAATGATAAA GTAGATGAACTTTTGGAAAAATACATGGACTCTTACGATATTGTCTTGGTGAAAGATGAATCCCTGGAAGTTGCCAACTCCATCCTACAGAAAATCCTGTAA
- the NT5C3A gene encoding cytosolic 5'-nucleotidase 3A isoform X2 codes for MKKKTGRKTKIIEMMPEFQKKTVHIKDPGRVEEIICGLIKGGAAKLQIITDFDMTLSRFSYNGKRCPTCHNIIDNSKLITEECRKKLLQLKETYYAIEIDPALTIEEKYPFMVEWYNKSHALLIEQGLQKDKFAEVVRESDVMLKEGYENFFDKLSEHNIPVFIFSAGIGDILEEVIHQAGVYHSNVKVVSNFMDFDENGILKGFKGELIHVYNKHDGALKNTEYFKQLKDNSNIILLGDSQGDLSMADGVANVEHILKIGYLNDKVDELLEKYMDSYDIVLVKDESLEVANSILQKIL; via the exons ATGAAGAAGAAGACGGGCAGGAAGACGAAGATCATCGAGATG ATGCCAGAATTTCAGAAGAAGACTGTCCACATTAAGGACCCAGGGAGAGTAGAAGAGATTATTTGTGGCCTCATCAAAGGAGGAGCTGCTAAACTTCAG ATTATTACAGATTTTGATATGACATTAAGTAGATTTTCCTACAATGGAAAAAGATGTCCAACTTGTCATA ACATCATTGATAACTCTAAGCTCATCACAGAGGAATGCCGGAAAAAG ttattGCAGCTGAAAGAAACATATTATGCTATTGAAATTGACCCAGCTCTCActattgaagaaaaatatccatttaTGGTAGAATG GTACAATAAATCTCATGCACTACTCATTGAACAGGGCTTACAAAAGGATAAGTTTGCAGAAGTTGTGAGAGAATCTGATGTTATGCTGAA GGAAGGATACGAGAACTTCTTTGATAAGCTCAGTGAACATAATATTCCTGTGTTCATATTTTCTGCTGGGATCGGAGATATTCTTGAGGAAGTTATCCACCAGGCTGGAGTCTACCATTCTAATGTCAAAGTTGTTTCCAATTTCATGGATTTTGATGAAAAT GGAATATTAAAAGGATTTAAAGGAGAACTGATTCATGTTTACAACAAACATGATGGTGCCTTGAAGAATACTGAGTATTTTAAACAACTGAAAGACAACAGTAATATCATACTGCTGGGTGATTCCCAAGGAGACTTGAGTATGGCAGATGGAGTAGCAAACGTTGAGCACATTCTTAAGATTGGTTATCTCAATGATAAA GTAGATGAACTTTTGGAAAAATACATGGACTCTTACGATATTGTCTTGGTGAAAGATGAATCCCTGGAAGTTGCCAACTCCATCCTACAGAAAATCCTGTAA